A segment of the Bdellovibrio bacteriovorus genome:
GGCAGGCTTTTGTGCGATCGTGCCTTTCATCTCGCCATTGAACACCCATTCTTCACCCGTCGGAGTGTAAACCACCGTCGTGCAAACGAATTTTGCATTCTTGTTCGGCATTGGTTTTAGCGTGATCATTTTCAAAAGCTTGGAAACGTTTTCGCTGTCAGAAGCCTTCGGTCCCGCATAACGAGCCGAATGAATTCCTGGCAAGCCGTTCAGACCTTCAACAACCAAACCCGCATCCTCACCCAGCACCCAGACATTGTTTTTCACCGCACGCAAAGTTTTGGCTTTGATGCGCGCGTTGTCTTCAAATGTTTTTCCGTCTTCTGGACGGGGAGTGAAGGAGGGGATGTCGCCTTGTGAAAAGACCTTCAAGTCCGGCAGCTCACGCAGCAGTTGTTTGTATTCAGCCAGTTTTCCTTTGTTTCCGGTGGCAATCCAAAGTTCCATTTATGCTCCTGCGATCTTATAGATTTCACCCATCACTGCGGCTTGGTGAATGAAAAGTTCACGGCAGCCTTTTTCAGCCACATCCATCATCTTGAACAACTGATCGCGGGTGAAGGGAACGTGTTCGGCGGTACCTTGAACTTCCACGAATTGGCCCTTGTCCGTCATGACAAAGTTCATGTCAGTGCCGATTGCAGAATCTTCGTCATAGTTCAGATCCAGCAGGATGTTGCCTTCATGCAGGCCCACACTGATCGCGGATACATAGTTGATCAACGG
Coding sequences within it:
- the rdgB gene encoding RdgB/HAM1 family non-canonical purine NTP pyrophosphatase, whose amino-acid sequence is MELWIATGNKGKLAEYKQLLRELPDLKVFSQGDIPSFTPRPEDGKTFEDNARIKAKTLRAVKNNVWVLGEDAGLVVEGLNGLPGIHSARYAGPKASDSENVSKLLKMITLKPMPNKNAKFVCTTVVYTPTGEEWVFNGEMKGTIAQKPAGLHGFGYDPVFIPEGQTQTLAELGTGYKSLLSHRAMALKAFLEKLQTVNP